The following coding sequences are from one Paenibacillus tundrae window:
- a CDS encoding SpoVR family protein, with protein MTDEIRDLEYAIAEIMEIADGFGLDYYPMRYEICPSDIIYTFGAYGMPTRFSHWSFGKTFHKMKMQYDFGLSKIYELVINSNPCYAFLLDGNSLIQNKLIVAHVLAHCDFFKNNARFSKSNRNMVESMAATADRISNYEMEYGTEAVEAFIDAVIAIQEHVDPQLIKPRQLDKQRYMEMKIREQRGEKAPRPEGRYDDLWALDDRQDEATPADGIKVHHFPPEPEKDVMWFIQEFSEVLTDWQRDIMSMMREEMLYFWPQMETKIMNEGWASYWHQRIIRELDLSSEDTIEFAKLNSSVVQPSKQSLNPYYLGLKIFEDIEHRWDHPSKEERERLGRKPGMGRAKMFEVREFDSDTSFIRNYMTKQLTEDLDLYVFEKKGPDWKITDKSWENIRDQLVFSRVNGGSPYLVVQDADYLRTGELVLKHQYEGIELDLKYMERTLPYLYKLWGRTVHLETRVEDKPIWFTYDGKKHHRKFL; from the coding sequence ATGACCGATGAAATCCGCGACCTTGAATATGCCATTGCCGAAATTATGGAGATTGCCGATGGATTCGGCCTAGATTACTACCCCATGCGTTACGAAATTTGCCCGTCAGACATCATCTATACTTTTGGCGCCTATGGCATGCCTACTCGTTTCAGCCACTGGAGCTTTGGCAAAACCTTTCATAAGATGAAGATGCAATACGATTTTGGACTTAGCAAAATATACGAGCTTGTGATCAACTCTAACCCTTGTTACGCCTTCTTGCTCGACGGAAACTCCCTTATTCAAAATAAACTCATTGTGGCACACGTGCTTGCGCACTGTGACTTTTTCAAAAACAATGCCCGCTTCTCTAAATCAAACCGAAATATGGTCGAGAGCATGGCAGCGACAGCTGACCGGATCAGCAACTATGAGATGGAATACGGTACGGAGGCCGTGGAAGCCTTCATCGATGCTGTCATTGCCATTCAGGAGCATGTTGATCCACAGCTCATTAAGCCCCGTCAATTGGACAAACAACGTTACATGGAAATGAAGATACGTGAACAGCGTGGGGAGAAAGCGCCTAGACCTGAAGGGCGTTATGACGATTTATGGGCTCTGGACGATAGACAGGATGAGGCAACTCCTGCAGATGGAATTAAAGTCCATCACTTCCCCCCTGAGCCGGAAAAAGATGTGATGTGGTTCATTCAAGAGTTTTCCGAAGTGTTAACCGATTGGCAGCGGGATATCATGAGTATGATGCGCGAAGAAATGCTTTATTTCTGGCCACAGATGGAAACCAAAATCATGAACGAAGGCTGGGCTTCGTACTGGCATCAACGCATTATACGCGAATTGGATCTTAGTAGTGAAGACACCATTGAATTCGCCAAGCTGAATTCCTCTGTGGTGCAGCCGTCCAAACAAAGCTTGAATCCATATTACCTGGGACTTAAAATATTCGAGGATATTGAACACCGATGGGATCATCCATCCAAGGAAGAGCGGGAGCGTTTGGGACGCAAACCGGGTATGGGTCGTGCCAAAATGTTCGAGGTTCGTGAATTCGATTCAGACACCTCGTTTATCCGCAATTACATGACCAAACAATTAACGGAAGACCTTGACCTATACGTATTTGAGAAAAAGGGCCCAGACTGGAAAATTACCGACAAGTCTTGGGAAAACATACGTGATCAGCTTGTATTCTCACGCGTAAACGGCGGCTCTCCTTACCTCGTTGTTCAAGACGCAGACTATTTGCGAACTGGCGAGCTTGTCCTCAAACATCAATATGAAGGCATTGAGCTGGATCTTAAATATATGGAGCGCACCCTTCCTTATCTCTACAAGCTATGGGGTCGCACAGTGCATCTGGAAACCCGTGTAGAGGATAAACCAATCTGGTTTACCTATGATGGCAAGAAGCACCATCGTAAGTTTCTGTGA
- the yhbH gene encoding sporulation protein YhbH codes for MSNSHQPYSFVVSREDWSLHRKGYQDQQRHQQKVKDVIKQNLPDLITEENIIMSDGKQIIKVPIRSLDEYRFVYNYQKQKHVGQGDGDSQVGDVIGRDPASQKPGKGEKAGDQPGHDIVEAEVSIEELEDMLFAELELPDLKQKDKDLIETHTVVFNDIRKKGMQSNIDKKRTILENLRRNATTGNPGIHHISPDDLRYKTWEDKIIPQSNAVIIAMMDTSGSMGSFEKYCARSFFFWMTRFLRRQYEKVEIVFLAHHTEAKEVTEEEFFTRGESGGTICSSVYMKALDIIDSRYPPSSYNIYPFHFSDGDNLTSDNERCVKLIGELMKRSNMFGYGEVNQYNRSSTLMSAYRHIKMDQFMYYVIKEKGEVYKALRSFFQKREGGSVG; via the coding sequence ATGTCAAATTCACACCAGCCTTACTCGTTCGTCGTATCCCGGGAAGATTGGTCGCTTCACCGCAAAGGGTACCAGGACCAACAGCGCCATCAGCAAAAGGTTAAAGATGTCATTAAGCAAAATCTTCCGGATCTAATCACGGAGGAAAACATCATCATGTCTGATGGAAAACAAATCATCAAGGTACCAATCCGCAGTCTGGATGAGTACCGTTTTGTGTATAACTACCAGAAGCAAAAACATGTGGGGCAAGGTGATGGTGACAGTCAGGTCGGTGACGTCATCGGTCGTGATCCTGCGTCGCAGAAGCCAGGAAAAGGCGAAAAAGCCGGCGATCAGCCCGGTCATGACATCGTGGAAGCGGAAGTTAGCATAGAGGAATTGGAAGATATGTTATTTGCAGAACTGGAGCTTCCAGATCTGAAACAGAAGGACAAAGATCTCATCGAGACACATACGGTCGTGTTCAACGATATTCGCAAAAAAGGAATGCAGTCTAACATTGATAAGAAACGAACCATTTTGGAGAACTTACGGCGAAATGCAACAACGGGCAATCCCGGCATTCATCACATCAGTCCTGACGATCTGCGGTATAAGACGTGGGAAGATAAGATCATTCCACAATCCAACGCTGTCATTATTGCGATGATGGATACTTCTGGATCGATGGGTTCCTTCGAAAAATATTGCGCACGCAGCTTCTTCTTCTGGATGACTCGTTTCCTGCGTCGTCAATATGAGAAGGTCGAAATTGTGTTTCTTGCCCATCATACCGAAGCAAAAGAGGTCACCGAAGAGGAATTCTTCACCCGCGGCGAGAGCGGGGGCACCATCTGTTCCTCCGTATATATGAAGGCACTGGACATTATTGATTCACGTTACCCTCCTTCCAGCTACAACATCTATCCTTTTCATTTCTCTGACGGGGATAATCTGACCTCTGACAACGAGCGTTGTGTGAAGCTGATCGGTGAATTGATGAAACGAAGCAACATGTTCGGTTATGGCGAAGTGAACCAATACAATCGCAGCAGTACACTCATGTCTGCTTATCGCCATATCAAGATGGACCAGTTCATGTATTATGTGATCAAAGAAAAAGGCGAAGTATACAAAGCTTTGCGCAGCTTTTTTCAGAAACGCGAAGGAGGCAGTGTAGGATGA